The following coding sequences are from one Pseudonocardia sp. HH130630-07 window:
- a CDS encoding GMC family oxidoreductase, which yields MTDRFDSGSAGGRFDYVVVGGGSAGCALAARLSEDPSTRVLLLEAGPSDVGDPAVLRLTDWMNLLDSGYDWDYPVEPQERGNSHMRHARAKVLGGCSSHNSCIAFWTPREDLDEWAASGLTGWSADECWPLIARLETNDGEWDGHGRSGPVNLMQVPANDPCGDAVLAAAAGVGMPTVRFNEGHTVTDGAGYFQINSFPDGTRASSSASYLHPILDSRPNLEVRTDCWASRVLFDGTRATGVEYQRGIGPGRESVFADREVILSAGAIDTPKLLMLSGIGPGDHLREFGIDVRADLPGVGSNLDDHVEGLVFWDAAKPMVAESTQWWEIGLFHRTDPRLDRPDLMMHYGSVPFDMNTLRWGYPTTDNGFCLTPNVTRGRSRGTVRLRTRDFRDRARVDPRYFTDPEGHDMRVMTEGIRLARRIAEQPALKEWIAAELAPGPDAVTDDELADYIAKTHNTVYHPACTAKMGTDDDPTAVLDPQLRVRGVQNLRVADGSAMPFLPAINPNITTMMIGEKCSDLLKAAHS from the coding sequence ATGACCGATCGATTCGACAGCGGGTCGGCGGGTGGGCGATTCGATTACGTGGTCGTGGGTGGCGGGTCGGCGGGGTGCGCGCTCGCCGCGCGGTTGTCCGAGGACCCCTCGACCCGGGTGCTGCTGCTGGAGGCCGGGCCGTCCGACGTCGGGGACCCGGCGGTGCTGCGGCTGACGGACTGGATGAACCTGCTCGACTCCGGTTACGACTGGGACTACCCCGTGGAGCCGCAGGAGCGCGGCAACTCGCACATGCGCCACGCCAGGGCCAAGGTGCTCGGCGGGTGCTCGTCGCACAACTCGTGCATCGCGTTCTGGACCCCGCGCGAGGACCTCGACGAGTGGGCCGCCTCCGGGCTGACCGGCTGGTCCGCCGACGAGTGCTGGCCGCTCATCGCCCGGCTGGAGACCAACGACGGGGAGTGGGACGGGCACGGCCGCTCCGGGCCGGTGAACCTCATGCAGGTCCCGGCGAACGACCCGTGCGGGGACGCGGTGCTGGCCGCGGCCGCCGGGGTCGGGATGCCGACCGTGCGGTTCAACGAGGGCCACACCGTCACCGACGGCGCCGGGTACTTCCAGATCAACTCGTTCCCGGACGGGACGCGCGCGTCGTCGTCGGCGTCCTACCTGCACCCGATCCTGGACTCGCGGCCGAACCTCGAGGTGCGGACCGACTGCTGGGCGTCGCGGGTGCTGTTCGACGGGACCCGGGCGACCGGCGTCGAGTACCAGCGCGGGATCGGGCCCGGCCGGGAGAGCGTGTTCGCCGACCGGGAGGTCATCCTCTCCGCCGGCGCGATCGACACCCCGAAGCTGCTGATGCTCTCCGGGATCGGGCCGGGTGACCACCTGCGCGAGTTCGGGATCGACGTGCGTGCCGACCTGCCGGGCGTCGGGTCGAACCTGGACGACCACGTCGAGGGTCTGGTCTTCTGGGACGCCGCGAAGCCGATGGTCGCCGAGTCCACCCAGTGGTGGGAGATCGGGTTGTTCCACCGCACGGACCCGCGGCTGGACCGGCCGGACCTGATGATGCACTACGGCTCGGTGCCGTTCGACATGAACACGCTGCGGTGGGGCTACCCGACGACCGACAACGGGTTCTGCCTGACGCCGAACGTCACCCGTGGCCGGTCCCGCGGCACCGTCCGGCTGCGGACCAGGGACTTCCGGGACCGGGCGCGGGTCGACCCGCGGTACTTCACCGACCCCGAGGGCCACGACATGCGCGTGATGACCGAGGGGATCCGGCTGGCCCGGCGGATCGCCGAGCAGCCCGCCCTGAAGGAGTGGATCGCCGCGGAGCTCGCGCCCGGCCCGGACGCGGTCACCGACGACGAGTTGGCCGACTACATCGCCAAGACCCACAACACCGTGTACCACCCGGCGTGCACGGCGAAGATGGGCACCGACGACGACCCGACGGCCGTCCTCGACCCGCAGCTGCGGGTGCGCGGCGTGCAGAACCTGCGGGTCGCCGACGGGTCGGCGATGCCGTTCCTCCCGGCGATCAACCCGAACATCACCACGATGATGATCGGCGAGAAGTGCTCGGACCTGCTGAAGGCCGCGCACTCCTGA
- a CDS encoding aldehyde dehydrogenase family protein, producing MPSLYIDGAWTAGSAGTAPVINPYDASTVTEVDQAGPDDVGRAVAAARRAFDSGPWRSTSAEERGTLLGRIADLLVRDREEIARTETLDTGKTIAEGRQDVDDVTSVFRYYARLAGADAGRIVDTGSDTVVSRIVHEPVGVCALITPWNYPLLQLSWKVAPAVAAGNTMVVKPSEVTPLTSVKLVELCEEVGIPPGVVNIVLGDGPSVGAPLSEHPDVDMVSFTGGLGTGRAIIRASAETVKRTAVELGGKNPNIVFADTDRELAVDYAMLAVFLHSGQVCSAGARLIIEDSIADDVVDEIVRRAGRIRLGNGLTDGVEVGPLVSAAHLAKIEDFVAAARAEGATIRCGGARPDDPELRDGYFYLPTVITGLAPDSRLIREETFGPLLTVERFTDEAEAIRLGNDTEYGLAGAVFTQDMGRANRVANALRHGTVWINDFHPYFPGAEWGGMGRSGNGRELGPTGLAEYQEIKHVWHNTAPEPQRWFAGSTEGERA from the coding sequence GTGCCGAGCCTCTACATCGACGGAGCCTGGACCGCCGGTTCCGCGGGAACCGCCCCGGTCATCAACCCCTACGACGCCTCCACCGTGACCGAGGTGGACCAGGCGGGTCCGGACGACGTCGGCCGCGCCGTCGCCGCCGCCCGCCGCGCGTTCGACTCCGGGCCGTGGCGGTCCACCTCGGCCGAGGAGCGCGGGACGCTCCTCGGCCGGATCGCCGACCTGCTCGTCCGCGACCGCGAGGAGATCGCGCGTACCGAGACCCTCGACACCGGCAAGACGATCGCCGAGGGCCGCCAGGACGTCGACGACGTGACCTCCGTCTTCCGCTACTACGCGCGGCTCGCCGGCGCCGACGCCGGGCGGATCGTCGACACCGGCAGCGACACCGTGGTCTCCCGGATCGTGCACGAGCCGGTCGGCGTCTGCGCACTGATCACGCCGTGGAACTACCCGCTGCTGCAGCTGTCCTGGAAGGTCGCCCCGGCGGTCGCGGCCGGGAACACGATGGTCGTGAAGCCCAGCGAGGTCACCCCGCTCACCTCGGTGAAGCTCGTCGAGCTGTGCGAGGAGGTGGGGATCCCGCCCGGCGTGGTCAACATCGTGCTGGGCGACGGGCCGTCGGTCGGTGCCCCGCTGAGCGAGCACCCGGACGTCGACATGGTCTCCTTCACCGGCGGGCTCGGCACCGGCCGGGCGATCATCCGCGCGTCCGCGGAGACGGTGAAGCGCACGGCCGTCGAGCTGGGCGGCAAGAACCCGAACATCGTCTTCGCCGACACCGACCGCGAGCTGGCGGTGGACTACGCGATGCTCGCGGTGTTCCTGCACTCCGGACAGGTCTGCTCGGCCGGCGCCCGGCTCATCATCGAGGACTCGATCGCCGACGACGTCGTCGACGAGATCGTCCGCCGGGCCGGGCGGATCCGGCTCGGCAACGGCCTGACCGACGGCGTCGAGGTCGGCCCGCTGGTCTCGGCCGCGCACCTGGCCAAGATCGAGGACTTCGTGGCCGCGGCCCGCGCCGAGGGCGCGACGATCCGGTGCGGCGGTGCCCGCCCGGACGACCCGGAGCTGCGCGACGGCTACTTCTACCTCCCGACGGTGATCACCGGCCTGGCGCCGGACTCGCGCCTGATCCGCGAGGAGACCTTCGGGCCGCTGCTCACCGTGGAACGCTTCACCGACGAGGCCGAGGCGATCCGGCTCGGCAACGACACCGAGTACGGCCTGGCCGGGGCGGTGTTCACCCAGGACATGGGCCGGGCGAACCGGGTCGCGAACGCGCTGCGGCACGGCACCGTCTGGATCAACGACTTCCACCCGTACTTCCCGGGTGCCGAGTGGGGCGGGATGGGCCGCTCCGGCAACGGGCGCGAGCTCGGCCCGACCGGCCTGGCGGAGTACCAGGAGATCAAGCACGTCTGGCACAACACGGCCCCGGAGCCGCAGCGCTGGTTCGCCGGGAGCACCGAGGGGGAGCGGGCATGA
- a CDS encoding IclR family transcriptional regulator, with protein sequence MSNPVRSRESGVQSVDRAITVLELMAVRGESGVSELAAALDVHKSTAFRLLGALEEHGLVEQVGDRGKYRLGFGLIPLAGRVAERLEVTTQGRPVCDELASRLGETVNIAIPDRGYAVNVDQARGPAMVTTYNWLGRITPMHNTSSGKVLLAAALADDPAALPDDVRPRDRKALVAELARVAEAGYAWSIEEFETGLNAVAAPIRDHGGAVIAALSVSGPAYRLPTDRIEAITPDVVAAGREISHRMGFWRNGSGA encoded by the coding sequence ATGAGCAACCCGGTGCGGAGCCGCGAGTCCGGGGTGCAGTCGGTCGACCGCGCCATCACGGTGCTCGAGCTCATGGCGGTCCGGGGCGAGTCCGGTGTCAGCGAGCTCGCCGCGGCACTCGACGTCCACAAGTCGACCGCGTTCCGGCTGCTCGGCGCCCTGGAGGAGCACGGGCTCGTCGAGCAGGTCGGGGACCGTGGCAAGTACCGGCTCGGATTCGGGCTCATCCCGCTGGCCGGGCGGGTCGCGGAGCGGCTCGAGGTGACCACCCAGGGCCGGCCGGTGTGCGACGAGCTGGCCTCCCGTCTCGGCGAGACGGTGAACATCGCCATCCCGGACCGCGGCTACGCGGTGAACGTCGACCAGGCCCGCGGGCCGGCCATGGTCACCACCTACAACTGGCTCGGCCGGATCACGCCGATGCACAACACGTCCAGCGGGAAGGTGCTGCTCGCGGCCGCGCTAGCCGACGACCCGGCCGCCCTGCCCGACGACGTCCGCCCGCGGGACCGGAAGGCGCTCGTCGCCGAGCTCGCCCGGGTCGCCGAGGCGGGCTACGCGTGGTCGATCGAGGAGTTCGAGACCGGGCTCAACGCCGTCGCCGCGCCGATCCGCGACCACGGCGGTGCGGTGATCGCCGCGCTGTCGGTGTCCGGGCCCGCCTACCGGCTCCCCACCGACCGGATCGAGGCGATCACGCCGGACGTCGTCGCCGCCGGCCGGGAGATCAGCCACCGGATGGGGTTCTGGCGCAACGGCTCCGGGGCCTAG